In the Candidatus Roizmanbacteria bacterium genome, TTAGTCAGCACAAAGGAGACAAAAAAAGGACTAGAAGCAAATTAGCAATTAGCGCAAACTTCCGAAATAAATTTCGTTGAAAATACTACTCATCGTTTTTATTTTTACTATAACTACCAATAAAATAATGCCTGTCAGAATGCTTAGTGTAAGCATTTGGACATACAGTCTCTGGGGCATGAATTCTGCTACAAACTCCATGCTTACGGTACCGTCAGAATTATTTTTGCAGTAGGCTCTCTGCCTGCAAATGTCCCTTGGTCTGATGAGCCAACCATTTGCGTACCCATTTACAAAAAATGATTCTTTTCAGGAAGTACCTTGTCTTGCAATGATGTTTCAGTTTCAGGAAGATTATTGTTCTGAGTAGTGCCATAATGCGAATCTGATATGAACTTTGTATTTTGGTTCACAGACTCAATTGAAGGGACTTTGGGTGTGAGGCGCCAGCCTTTTGTAAAATGCCGTACTTACAACAAGCATAAAAGATTCTTTGTCAGTATCGGCCTTAATAATATATTTTGATGGACTAAGTTTTCTGTACTGTATGTTGGAATATTTTTTGGAGACCTTAATTTTAGAGAGTTCAGAAAGTTCATTCTCATTTTGCTGTTGTACTACAACCGCTATGGTCTCATTTTCTGCGGCATAGCTCATAAGCTTCGCAACGTCTTGTTGAGCGTCTGATCCTGTAATAATATTTTGTGGAAAATAAATTTTAGGGTAAAAATACTTGTCTGGAATTTTGTAGAGGCTGTTTGATTCATATTTTTTTGCTATCAAGTCCTTCTCCTCAGGAAGTGTGGACTCTACCCAATCCTTCGTGAAGTTATTTTCAGCGTTGTTTAACGGTGCCTCGGCGGGTGTGAACATTACGTATCGAATATTAGCCAGACCATAGAAGATAGGAGATGGAGTTGAGTGAAATTGGTTAAAAAAATCAGAAGAAAACAATGAGACACCATTTGTATAAAGCATTCCTTTTCCAAAAAAAATATTTTCGGTGTTGCTGCCCTGAGATGTTTTCGGAAACGAATTGTTTGTGAAGTATGGACTAAACCACGAAGGTATAGGAAGGATGTTGAAGTCTAGCTGTTCTCTTTTGACTATATCGTAGTTACCCGAGTCATATTTGTAAGTAGAACCCACGTCCTGATTCAGATAGCCATCAGGAATTATTTCGTTGACAACCTGAGTAACGATTGGAGGATGTATAAGTAAGAATCCGATATAGTAAACCGAAACAAAGAACATTCCATACTTCTGGATCCTACTAGGCTTTCCTGAAACGCTCCTTATGCATAGGAAAAAAAATACAATATATCCAATTGCGGTTGGCACATATCGTTGGGCTCCTTTTATAAATCCAAGTATAGGAATTTGATACAGTGCAAACTGTATTTTCATAAGACTGTAGTAGCCATTTACCAACAGGGAAATGACAAGAAATCCAGTTCCTAAAATTGCCATTCGATTCTTATGTTCCGAACTCAGTCTTGTTTTCAGGAGCATGTAGAAGCTCATTAAAAATAAAGTTAGGTAAGGAAGATAGACAAAGAAATAATTTTTAAAGACCCTTCTCACAAGATCGTGTGGAGCATTGAATGGAAAGAAAAGCTCTAAGTACTTCGAGGAAAAGTACATGAGGGGTGAGAGATCTGCTTTGCGCTCGCTTAGAATGGATGAAAAGCTTATGGTGTCGCCTAAAAAGAATGCATGCAGCCAGTACGCATTCTGCAGTAAGCTAAGCAGTCCAAAGGTAAGTAAATGAATGGATTTAGTTTTTGTAGATTGTTTTTTAAGAGTAATGCCTATGATGCCAAGAATTGCAAAAAAGAAAATACTAGCAAGATCGAAAAAGAACATGCAGGACGACATTTTAAGAAGTGCGGATAAACTAGGTCTCACTCTCTGCTCGGTTATGTAGCTGTAATAAAAATAAAAAAACCACGGAGTGACAAAACTACTAATCAGTCGATTGAGGGCGCCTCCATGCATATCAAACAACAAAGTCAAGGAAAATGTATATAGAAGGTTGGCAAAGAATACCGTAACCAAGAATGTTAATCTATCCTCTTTCGTGTTATTTTTAAGTATTTTTTCTGCCAACTTCCAGACTCCAATCGATGATAAGGTTGGAATTACCACAAATACCATGACCTTGTTTAGTATCGGTATTGTTACTTGTGGGAGCTGAAGTAGCTGGCTTAACTGAAAAACGGAATAGATAGCTCCTTTGATTAGGAACTCAGAGAATGGTGTGCTTACCACATCAAAGTAGCCTAAAGAGTTGGGTTTTAGTGAAGAAAAAAAGGACAGGAGGTAGTTTTTATAAAAATCTGGATGGGGGTAAAAGGTCCAGTCCCAGTGTCTTCCATAATTAAGTCCGTTGAAAAGAATGTCCCTGTTGATAAATAAGGCTAGAAGAACAAAAAAAATGATATATACTTTAAATCCGATTGATTTCATATGAAATACTATTTAGTTATAAATCTTGGACTTCGTAGCATCAGGGTAATCTTATTTGACAAAGCTGCACACATTATAGAGCGAAACTGGTATCCAGTACAAACCGTAATTAACGGCGGCACGGTTGAGCAGAATCCAGAGGAGTGGTGGGTCTTGTGCAAAAGGCTATTAAAGGAGCTGTCTGAAAAAAATCCTTCATACTTAGAAAATTTACAATCTGTATCAGTTGCGTCATCTGCTTCATGTCTTGTGGTTCTTGATAAGAACGGAAATCCATTGATTAACTCATTAATAGTCTCTGACAAGAGAGCAACTAAAGAATCTTCTATCTTGAAAAAAAGCGTATTACTAAAAAAAATATTCTCAAATTCAAATAATTTGGCAGTTCCTGCATTTATGTTTCCTAAAATGCTGTGGATTAAAAATAATCACCCAAAAATTTTTGAGAAGGCCAAATACTTTCTAAGTTCTAATGATTACTTAGTCTATAAGTTAACCGACAAATTTGTGACAGATTCATTAAATGCCGAGAAGTTTTATTTTGATCAAAAAAAGCAAATTTATCCACCCGAGATTCTGCGTTACCTAAAGATCTCAAAAGACGCACTCCCTTCGGTCGTGCGCATTGGTACGGCAATAGGAAATGTAAGTGATTCGGTCCAAAGAGAATTTGGTTTCGTAAATAAAACGAAAGTTGTCCTCACCTCATATGATGCGATTTGCGCTTTTGTTGGATCGGGGGCTGTGGCAGAGGGAGACACAAATAATGTGTGTGGAACTGTGAGCTCTGTAAGAACATTTACACGAAAAGTGGTTAGAGGACGATTTGGTCTTTTATCGCAGCAGTGCAACGATTTTAGGATGGTTGGAGGGTCAAATAATATAGACGGAGGTTTACTAGAGTGGTCAAAAGGAATGTTTTACGGGGATACGTATCCAGACAAGTATGTATATACCATAATGGCCGAAGAGGCCGGCGAGTCTCTACTTGGGGCAAATGGCTTACTGTTTCTTCCATATATTGTTGGTGAGCGAGTACCGTTCTCCGATAATTCCACTCGTGGTATATTTTTTGGGCTTGAGAGATTTCATACACGCAAGGATGTTATGAGGAGCGTATTTGAGGCATCTGGATTTATGGTCAACGACATAATAAAGCACATCGAAAACATTGGTGTACCGGTTAAGAATATCAGAATGTCGGGGGGGCTAACGGTAAGTCGTATAGCATGCAAGATTAGGGCTGATATTACTGGTAAAACTGTCTATGTATGCGATGACCCTGAAACTACCTCGATGGGAGCCCTTTTTATCTTATTAGTCGAGGACGGAGTATATAAAAATCTTAAGCAGACTGCTAAACTGGTTAAGTTCAGTCAGGTATATAAGCCGGATATGAAAAGTCATCGCAAATATAAGGAACTCTACATGTTTTTTAAGAAGACTTACGAAGTGAATAAAAAATTGATGGAAGAGCGTAAACTGCTAATGGACAAAAACCAATTGATTAGCCGGCGAGTTTTAGAAAATTTATAACTATGAAAATAATTATTCCAATGTTAGGGCGCGGGTCTAAGTTTATTCAGGAAGGAATTACTGCGCCAAAACCACTTATAAAAATAAGAAACCGCTACATGATTGAGTGGGCATTGGATCCCTTGAGATTTCTCGATCTTGAGAGAGATGCTATTTTCATAATCTCTAAACAACATTCAACCGATTCAAATCTCAGGGATGTAATAAAAAGGCATCATAGGAAAAGATGCACATATTAAGGCGGTAGAGGAGATACCTCAGGGCGCGGCCAAGACAGTACTATTGCTTCGTAAAGAGATTGACTCATCTGAAGAACTGATAATTTATAACTCCGACCAACTTTTCAGGTTAAATCTTGAGCATCTTCTAAAAAATGGCATGGTAAAGCGGATGGTATTATCCCCTATTTTCAAGCTACACATCCCAAATGGAGCTATGTTGAGACGAACGAAAAAGACGTCGTAATAAGAACGGCTGAGAAGGAGGTAATTACGAATAAGGCAACAGTCGGGCTTTACTACTTCCGGCATGGGAAAGACTTTGTATGGGGAGCAGACCAAATGATCAAAAAGAACCTAATGGTAAATGGCGAGTTTTATGTCTGTCCGGTTTATAATGAACTCATATCCAAAGGAAGGGTTATAAAGCATTTCAGGTCGATGAGATGTGGAGTTTTGGAACTCCTGAGGATGTTGAAAAGTTCGAGAGATACTATAAAGGAGACTTTGAAAGTAATTGTTCCAATGGCCGGACGAGGTTCTCGATTTGCGGCGGAGGCAGATACGAATCCTGCATATCAAGTGCCAAAACCTCTAATTGATGTTAAAGGTCGTCCAATGGTAGTGTGGGCATTAGATTCATTGAAGAAACTAGAGTTTAAGCCAGAGGACTTAATATTTGTCTGCCAGCAGGAGCATGATGACAAGTATAGTGTCGCAGCTTCATTAAAAAACATATTTGGTGAACATATTACAGTTGTTTTGATACCTGCGGTAACAAGAGGTGCTGTTGAGACGGTACTAATGGTGAAAAAATATGTCGATCCAGAGGAGGAAATTATAATATCGGATAGCGATCATTTTTTTGATGGAACGAATTTGGTCAATGAAATTACGAATAGTAGAAATAAAGTTGATGGAATAATTCCTGTCTTTAAGGTTGTAGACAAAGATCCGAAGTGGAGCTATACGCTAACCGACGTGGATAATTTTGCCCTGGCCGTGGGCGAAAAGGATGAAGCACTTGCCGCAAAAGGAGCGTATGCAAATATTGGTGCTTATTATTTCGCAAAGAGTAAGGTGTTTTTCTCTGTCGCAGAAGAAGCTGTCAGAATCAATGAGATGTACGGTGCTGAAGGTAAAATGGAGTTTTATGTGGCTCCTATGTACCAACGCATGCTGGATAAAGGATTGAAGGTAAAGGTAGCTATAATTTCTGAGGTTTGGGGTTTGGGAACACCTAAGGATTTAGAAAATTTTCTATCCAATTACAATAAATGAAGTCTAGAATAATATATATCATTCGGCACCCACAAACAGTCTATAACTTACGAGGAATATTCCAAGGATTGTCTGACTCACCTATAACTGAAGAAGGCTTTGCTCAACTCAGCACACTTCATAAGAAATTTGATTCGCTGAAACTGGAAAAAATATACTCGAGTCCCCTTAAACGGTGTGTAACCGTAGCCGAAAGTTTTATGCACTCACATAACGTGCAGGTCAAGTATGATGATAGGCTCAAAGAAATTTGCTATGGAAGCTGGGATGAGAAAAGTAAACAAGATGTTGGGTACGCACAGATCAAACGAGAGAAGGATAAGAACAGATTTAGCTACATACATCCTGGACAGTACAACGGCACTGATGGAGAGAGCTATAAGCAGCTTTACGAGAGGCTTTGTCCTTTCTGGGAGGAGTTAGGAGAGAGAAATGAAAACACGGTTCTTGTCATAGGTCATACGGGAGTTATGATTGCGGCAAGAAAGCACTTTGAAAACATAAGCGAAAAAGAGATTAGCGAGTATCGGCCAAGTAATATGGAGGTTCTTAAATATGAAGTTGTATAAACTAAATCGCTTTATCGGAGGTTGGGTCGTTGGAAACTTTGATCCGTCAATTATAAAAACTTCTGCGTTCGAGTTTGGTGTTAAGCATTACATAGCTGGACAGCGAGATGTCGCTCATCTTCACAAGCAGGCTCAAGAGATAACCATCATCGTCTCTGGTGTCTTTAGATTTAATGGTAGGAAAGTAAAAAAAGATGATGTAATATTGCTGAATAAAGGCGACATCTCAAGTTTTGAGTGCATGGAGACTGGTTCAATAGCCTGCATTAAGACACCGTCTGTCATTGGAGATAAGCATGTGATAGAGAAACGTTGATAAGAGTCTGTAACTCTTCTGGGTAGTCTGTGCATAGTGCGTCTGCGCCATTAGCTATAATTTCTTTAGCCCGCCTAAGAGCAGTTTTCATTGACGCCCCGTCCGAATGAACTTCTCCACTTTTAAGTCTCGGTGACGTTGCATGAAGTTCTGGCATTACTACTGCCACCATATATCCCGAATCATGCAGTGTCGCAAAAAATTCTTTTGTATAAAGTTGTTTGGAATCTCCATCGGTGTCTGTAAGATCCCACTCGTCACCCCAGATCCACCTATATAGACCCTCCCCTTTTGGGCCAAGTTCTAATGCCTCTTCAACAGAGATCAATGTTCTCGCAACCGAACTGTTATAGCGCTCTATGTCATAGTTATGTGCTACGGAAGGAGCAAGAATCAAGTCGGGATTTTTCAAGCATATAGCGGGCATTCTCTGGTTTGACATCAAAAATCATAATCCGGTCCACAACATCTGGGTGCTTCTTAAGATGTGCCAGTATCAGGTCAATGTCTTCGGTTCCTTCTTGAAAAATTCCCTTAAGATGCATGGCGCTGATTCCGACAGAGTGAGACTCGATCAATTCTAGGACTTGATCAAGCGTCGGAACGGTGAAACCACCCGGAAGTTTGAGTTTAGTTATTTCTAAAAACGAAACGTCTCTGACTAGTCTGTCATCTTTAGAAGCGGTTAATCGACTAAGTGTAGGGTCATGCATTACGACAATGCTTTTACCGACAGATCGGTCTTTAGTGAAGCT is a window encoding:
- a CDS encoding NTP transferase domain-containing protein, translated to MIKKNLMVNGEFYVCPVYNELISKGRVIKHFRSMRCGVLELLRMLKSSRDTIKETLKVIVPMAGRGSRFAAEADTNPAYQVPKPLIDVKGRPMVVWALDSLKKLEFKPEDLIFVCQQEHDDKYSVAASLKNIFGEHITVVLIPAVTRGAVETVLMVKKYVDPEEEIIISDSDHFFDGTNLVNEITNSRNKVDGIIPVFKVVDKDPKWSYTLTDVDNFALAVGEKDEALAAKGAYANIGAYYFAKSKVFFSVAEEAVRINEMYGAEGKMEFYVAPMYQRMLDKGLKVKVAIISEVWGLGTPKDLENFLSNYNK
- a CDS encoding histidine phosphatase family protein, translated to MKSRIIYIIRHPQTVYNLRGIFQGLSDSPITEEGFAQLSTLHKKFDSLKLEKIYSSPLKRCVTVAESFMHSHNVQVKYDDRLKEICYGSWDEKSKQDVGYAQIKREKDKNRFSYIHPGQYNGTDGESYKQLYERLCPFWEELGERNENTVLVIGHTGVMIAARKHFENISEKEISEYRPSNMEVLKYEVV